A stretch of DNA from Salvelinus fontinalis isolate EN_2023a chromosome 17, ASM2944872v1, whole genome shotgun sequence:
TCAGGGCCATCTCGATGTACTACGAGCTGGGGGAAAACGACATGGCCTTCATCAAGCAGACTAAGGATGGGCTTGGCTTCCTCATCAACCTGATTGACTCACCGGGCCATGTGGACTTCTCCTCGGAGGTTACAGCTGCCCTTAGGGTCACCGACGGCGCACTGGTGGTGGTCGACTGTGTCTCAGGTACACTCACGGTCTTGTCTCTGTACTTCGGTCTCTTGCTGTTTTGTGTTTCTTTATCCCAGTCGCCTCTCCCACTCTTGATTTTCATGTTCATTGTAGTCATTTAGCGTATGCTCTTATTCAGagggacttacaggagcaattagggttgagTACCTTGCTCAAGGATATGTctgcagatttttcacctagtctgctcagggattcgaacggcaacctgttactggcccaatgctcgtAACTACTCGGTTAACCTGTTCATCTAACAACTTCTCACTCTCCCatggtcaggtgtgtgtgtgcagacagaGACTGTGTTGAGGCAGGCCATTGCTGAGCGCATCAAGCCTGTGCTGATGATGAACAAGATGGACCGGGCCCTGCTGGAGCTGCAGCTGGAGCCTGAGGACCTGTTCCAGACCTTCCAGCGCATTGTGGAGAACGTCAACGTCATCATCGCCACCTACGGAGAGGATGAAGCGGGACCAATGGGTGCCATCATGGTGAGACTGGCACGGGTTGTGTCAACAGAGTTCTGTGGTTTAAACGGACGTCTAACATGCTTGTTACACCGCAATGGAGAAACCCATGTCCAGTTGAACTGACAGATGTAAATGAGACTAGTCCCCTAAACTCATCATAGGGAAACATGTTTGACATAACGGATAATGACCTGGCCCTATTTTTCTTCCCTCAGATTGACCCTGTGATTGGTACCGTGGGGTTTGGGTCCGGCCTCCACGGCTGGGCCTTCACTCTAAAGCAGTTTGCTGAGATGTACGTGACAAAGTTCTCTGCCGGCAAAGACACCCAGCTGGGATCAGCAGAGAGGTGTAAGAAGGTGGAGGACATGATGAAGAAGCTGTGGGGAGAGAGGTACATGCACACCCACAGTACATGATGACCTACTACTGTACATGGTCTACACACAGTACATGATGACCTACTACTGTACATAGAAATATTCTGTAAGATGATGTGAGGACATGATGAATAATCTCCGGACAGAGGGAGTATTCATCCGGACAGTACTGGAACAAGATGTGCGTTTAGATGGACAGACCAAAAGATGCGCGCACAAGTGAAGACTCAATGTTGAAATTGCGGGTAGACTGGTACACACTTACTCTGGGTGTGTTCCAGATAGACATTCTCTGTGCAGATTGTCAGATGCGTGTATATATAGATAAATATGCTGTCTGGAGAAGTGTAGCATCTCATGAACCACACCAATGTGAATTAGTAACTATTTCCACAGAGCTGCACTAAATGTATCTGGAatgcactttctctctctctctccctctgggcgCACTTGATTTAAAAACGCCTGTTGTGCTGGTTAGGCGGTGCTTGTACCTTAGGACCAATGAAATGGCTCCAAGGGACAACTCCGCCTACCCCAGTACTTCGGACGAATTCAATTAAGTGTGCctgttctctctcgctttctcaatCACACGCACACAGGTGCGGGCGTGGAAATATTGAAAAGTGATTGCAGGTATGTGGCGTGACACAGGCAGCCCCATATGTACAGTGTTTGTCTCTGTATGGAGACCTGAGGAAGACCAAAGGGTTGAAGACACAGTAAACCCATTTGGGAGCCTAAATTGCAGGTGCGCACCCTTCTCCTATGCTGGTAAACAATCTGACGTGTTGCAAATAATTCCTGTTTTGGCTGTTTACGTGTCACGGCTGATTGTAACCTACTATATGTAAATGCTTGCGAGTTCCTGGCTGTAGTAGTGATATGAAGTTAACTGTTGCACTTGTCTTTTTTCCTTGACTCTTAATAGCACTGGTTTTGCAGATGGAAGCTATTTTTGAAGACAGTTTTACCAAAAGGTTTTGTTTGCAAACGGGGTCTAGGTCCATTCGAATtagtcagtcaattcaggaagtaaactaaaATGAAAGTTATAATTATTGAAGGGGTTATTTTCTCAAACCTGATAAGGATAGTTTATTTGAAGTTATTCCATGATTTAAATCACTAAATTGATTTCAATTGGACTGGACCACTACCCTGGTTGCAACTTGGGTTGAATGCACTTTTGAAATGTGCACCGCTCTGTATAAGAGTACTAAATGACTGAACTGTCAATGTGAATGTTAAATGTGTCATGTTCACCTGGTAGGTTTTTTGACCCAGCCACTGGGAAGTTCAGTAAGTCTAACCTTGGCCCTGATGGTAAGAAGCTGCCCCGCACCTTCTCTCAGCTGGTCCTGGACCCCATCTTcaaggtgaccccccccccccaactgttTTGATACATAatgctttatttaactagttacATTGCTTAACACCATTAATTGATTATATGTAATTCATTGACCaataaaatatacatatttttatGGTAATTAacttctcccttcctccctccaggtATTTGATGCTGTCATGAATTTCAAGAAGGACGAGACAGCCAAGCTGATAGAGAAGCTGGACATCAAGCTGGACTCCGAGGACAAGGAGAAGGAGGGTAAGCCCCTGTTGAAGGCAGTGATGCGTCGCTGGCTCCCGGCCGGAGAGGCCCTGCTCCAGATGATCACCATCCACCTGCCCTCCCCTGTCACCGCCCAGAAGTACCGCTGTGAGCTGCTCTACGAGGGACCAGGAGACGACGAGGCCGCCATGGGTGAGGGATCTTAACTTCAGCCAGCCCAGTTTACACGCCAAGTCACTTGGCGCTTTGTTTTGATGTCTCACACAACATCCAAAATAAAGTAACCGTCCATGTCAACTAGCAAAGGATTAGACATCACATTTCCTATTTGATATAAAGTCCGGTATCATAATTCTGATTAAAATCTTCTCAGGTATCAAGAACTGCGACCCCAAGGCTCCCCTGATGATGTATATATCTAAGATGGTGCCCACCACAGATAAGGGTCGCTTCTATGCCTTTGGCCGTGTGTTCTCTGGCTGTGTGTCCACCGGCTTGAAGGTGCGCATCATGGGACCAAACTTCACCCCTGGAAAGAAAGAAGATCTCTACATCAAGCCCATCCAGAGGTGTGTTTGGGGCGGGTACCATTTTAGCACAGCAGATGTGTGTGACttacaacttttttttaaattgtgtatattctcttcatccctctcccatttgtctcctctctctaccattGTAGGACCATTCTGATGATGGGGCGTTATGTGGAGCCCATTGAGGATGTACCATGTGGGAACATTGTTGGTCTGGTTGGAGTTGACCAGTATCTGATTAAGACTGGGACCATCACCACATTTGAACAGGTGGGTTGTACAGCTCATGTTTTACTATAGCAAAACTCAAGATGGCTTTGACTTTTTATGACTGGagcgctctggtcaaaagtagtgaccaATCTAGGGAATGGGTTGCCATTTTGAACGGACAACGGATGAATATTTCTTACATCATATGCTTGTCCAACAGGCCCACAACATGCGTGTGATGAAGTTCAGCGTCAGCCCTGTGGTCAGAGTGGCTGTGGAGG
This window harbors:
- the LOC129813944 gene encoding elongation factor 2-like — translated: MVNFTVDQIRAIMDKKSNIRNMSVIAHVDHGKSTLTDSLVSKAGIIAGSRAGETRFTDTRKDEQERCITIKSTAISMYYELGENDMAFIKQTKDGLGFLINLIDSPGHVDFSSEVTAALRVTDGALVVVDCVSGVCVQTETVLRQAIAERIKPVLMMNKMDRALLELQLEPEDLFQTFQRIVENVNVIIATYGEDEAGPMGAIMIDPVIGTVGFGSGLHGWAFTLKQFAEMYVTKFSAGKDTQLGSAERCKKVEDMMKKLWGERFFDPATGKFSKSNLGPDGKKLPRTFSQLVLDPIFKVFDAVMNFKKDETAKLIEKLDIKLDSEDKEKEGKPLLKAVMRRWLPAGEALLQMITIHLPSPVTAQKYRCELLYEGPGDDEAAMGIKNCDPKAPLMMYISKMVPTTDKGRFYAFGRVFSGCVSTGLKVRIMGPNFTPGKKEDLYIKPIQRTILMMGRYVEPIEDVPCGNIVGLVGVDQYLIKTGTITTFEQAHNMRVMKFSVSPVVRVAVEAKNPADLPKLVEGLKRLAKSDPMVQCIIEESGEHIIAGAGELHLEICLKDLEEDHAGIPLKKSDPVVSYRETVSEESEVMCLSKSPNKHNRLYMRAKPFPDGLAEDIEKGDVSPRQELKIRARFLADKYEWDVSEARKIWCFGPDGTGPNLLMDVTKGVQYLNEIKDSVVAGFQWAVKEGVLCEENMRAVRFDIHDVTLHTDAIHRGGGQIIPTARRVLYACQLTAQPRLMEPVYLVEIQCPEQVVGGIYGVLNRKRGHVFEESQVMGTPMFIVKAYLPVNESFGFTADLRSNTGGQAFPQCVFDHWQILQGDPQDPTTKTAIVVAETRKRKGLKEGIPALDNYLDKL